A stretch of DNA from Candidatus Omnitrophota bacterium:
TGACGCGGCTGGGAATTTATATGGGGGGAAAACGCGCCACTTTCAGCGGGCTTTCCGGAGTCGGGGATCTTATCGTTACGGCCTTTTCAACGCACAGCAGGAACAGGAATCTCGGCGAGGCGCTGGGCAGGGGAATGACTCTTGAGCAGGCGAAGAAAAAAGTGAAGACCACCGCTGAGGGCGCCGAAACGGTGCGGGCCCTGGTGAAGATAGCGTCAAAGGGAAAAGTGGATGCGCCTATAACTAAGGAACTTTTTGGTATAATGTATAAGGGAAGGCCCGCGCATGAGGCCATAGGGCGGCTGATGGGGCGGGCGGTTAGAAAAGAGGACGGAGAATAGCGCCGGAGGATATTGTGTTATGAATAAAATAGATATAATAGAAGCCGTCAGCGGTGTGACCTGCGCGAAAAGCGAAGCCAATGACGCTGTAAACAAAGTTTTTGAGGTGATAACGGAAGCGCTCCGCCGCAAGGAAAAAGTCGTGGTGCAGAATTTCGGTTCTTTCCATGTGCGACTGAAAAAACCATATGACGCGCGCAATCCGCGGACGGGAGAAAAGGTGCATGTGCCTCCGAGAAATGTCGTGAAATTCACGATTTCTCCCGGAGTTTTTAATGAAGGCGGAGAAAAATGACAGATAAAAATAAAATACTTGAACCCTGCAGATACAGGAAATATGCCGGTATGATCTGCGTCCTTGGAAATGTTTCAAGGTTTATTTCCATACAGGACTGCATAGATTGCGAAGTGCCGAAAGAGAAAAGGGCATCCGACAAAAGAGACACTGATAGAAGAAACCCTGTGAGAGAACGGAGATTCAAAGGCGACCGGGGCCCGGATCGCAGAAAGAAGGACAGGAGAAAAAAGGACATATAATCGGAAATGCATATACCCGGAAAGAAATATTTTACGATAAAGGAAACAAGCGCCATAACGAAGGTACATGCGCATGTCCTCAGATATTGGGAAAAAGAATTCCAGCTCCTCAAACCCGTCCGCCGCGAGAGCGGCCAGCGGCGCTATACCGCCAGTCACATACACATGATCGAACAGATCAAGGATCTTCTTTACAGAAAAAAATTCACGATCGCCGGAGCTAAAAAGGAGATCGTTAAAGCCAAAAAACTGAATCCCCAGATCGAGCTGCCGATGGCGCAGAACCCGGCGGCGATAGAGATGCTGAAAAAAGTTAAAAGCGATCTGAAAACCATTTTTAAAATGCTGGCCAAGGATTGACGCCGGCTTTCCGGTGATTGAATTAAATCTTTTTTTTTGATATTTAAAGGTTCTTCCGGGGTGTGGC
This window harbors:
- a CDS encoding HU family DNA-binding protein, yielding MNKIDIIEAVSGVTCAKSEANDAVNKVFEVITEALRRKEKVVVQNFGSFHVRLKKPYDARNPRTGEKVHVPPRNVVKFTISPGVFNEGGEK
- a CDS encoding MerR family transcriptional regulator — encoded protein: MHIPGKKYFTIKETSAITKVHAHVLRYWEKEFQLLKPVRRESGQRRYTASHIHMIEQIKDLLYRKKFTIAGAKKEIVKAKKLNPQIELPMAQNPAAIEMLKKVKSDLKTIFKMLAKD